From Prochlorococcus sp. MIT 1223, the proteins below share one genomic window:
- the psaB gene encoding photosystem I core protein PsaB, whose amino-acid sequence MATKFPSFSQGLAQDPTTRRIWYGIATAHDFESHDGMTEERLYQKLFATHFGHLAIIGLWVAGNLFHIAWQGNYQQWVTDPTHIRPIAHAIWDPHFGQGLTDALTQAGATGPVNVAYSGLYHWWYTIGMRTNEQLFQGSIFMITLVCWMLFAGWLHLQPKFRPSLAWFKNAEAQLNHHLAVLFGFSSIAWTGHLVHVAIPESRGQHVGWDNWLTVLPHPAGLAPFFTGNWGAYAQNPDSIDAVFGTSQGAGTAIFTFLGGLHPQSESLWLTDIAHHHIAIGVVFIIAGHMYRNTFGIGHTLKEITEAHNTSHPKDPHRGYFGINHNGIYETVNNSLHFQLGLALAALGVACSLVAQHMDALPAYAFLSRDYSTQAALYTHHQYIAMFLMVGAFSHGAIFFVRDYDPELNRDNVLARVLGTKEALISHLSWVTMLLGFHTLGIYVHNDVVVAFGNPEKQILVEPVFAQFAQAASGKVMYGFNALLSNSASSATIASSSMPGNHYWLDMINRPDALTNFLPIGPADFLVHHAIALGLHTTALILIKGALDARGSKLIPDKKDFGYAFPCDGPGRGGTCDSSAWDATYLAMFWALNTIAWITFYWHWKHLAIWQGNVAQFNESATYLMGWFRDYLWLNSAQLINGYNPFGVNALSPWAWMFLFGHLIWATGFMFLISWRGYWQELIETLVWAHQRTPIANLVGWRDKPVALSIVQARLVGLSHFTVGNFVTFGAFVVASTSGKFG is encoded by the coding sequence ATGGCAACGAAATTTCCCTCGTTCAGTCAGGGTCTAGCTCAAGACCCTACAACCCGTAGAATTTGGTACGGGATTGCGACAGCACATGACTTCGAAAGTCATGATGGAATGACCGAAGAAAGGCTTTATCAAAAGCTTTTTGCAACCCATTTCGGTCATCTTGCAATTATTGGTTTATGGGTTGCAGGTAATCTGTTTCATATTGCTTGGCAGGGTAACTATCAGCAATGGGTTACTGACCCAACTCATATTCGTCCCATAGCGCATGCAATATGGGACCCTCACTTTGGGCAAGGTTTAACTGATGCTTTAACTCAAGCTGGTGCAACAGGACCAGTCAATGTTGCTTATTCAGGCTTGTACCACTGGTGGTACACAATTGGAATGCGTACAAATGAGCAGCTTTTCCAAGGGTCGATTTTTATGATCACTTTGGTTTGCTGGATGTTGTTTGCTGGTTGGTTACATTTACAACCAAAGTTCAGGCCTTCTCTAGCTTGGTTTAAGAATGCAGAAGCCCAGCTTAATCATCATCTAGCTGTTCTTTTTGGATTTAGTAGTATTGCTTGGACAGGCCACCTAGTTCATGTGGCTATTCCCGAATCCCGAGGACAGCATGTTGGTTGGGACAATTGGTTAACAGTACTTCCTCACCCAGCAGGTTTAGCGCCATTCTTTACAGGTAATTGGGGAGCATATGCGCAAAACCCAGATTCTATAGATGCTGTTTTCGGAACCTCTCAAGGTGCTGGAACTGCGATTTTTACTTTTTTAGGTGGACTACATCCCCAAAGTGAATCTCTTTGGCTAACTGATATAGCTCATCACCACATAGCAATAGGTGTTGTTTTTATTATTGCTGGCCATATGTATAGAAATACGTTTGGCATAGGTCACACTCTAAAGGAGATCACAGAAGCTCATAACACTAGTCACCCCAAAGATCCTCATAGAGGATATTTTGGAATTAATCATAATGGTATTTATGAAACAGTTAATAATTCACTTCACTTTCAACTTGGACTAGCTCTAGCGGCATTAGGTGTTGCTTGCAGTTTAGTTGCTCAACATATGGATGCGCTTCCTGCATATGCTTTCCTATCTAGGGATTATTCAACCCAGGCTGCGTTATATACACATCATCAATACATAGCGATGTTCCTAATGGTTGGAGCATTCTCACATGGAGCAATATTTTTTGTCCGAGATTATGACCCTGAACTAAATAGAGATAACGTATTAGCAAGAGTATTAGGAACAAAGGAAGCTCTGATAAGTCATTTGAGCTGGGTAACAATGCTTCTAGGATTCCACACTCTTGGAATTTATGTGCATAACGACGTTGTAGTTGCATTTGGCAATCCTGAAAAACAAATTCTGGTTGAACCAGTTTTTGCTCAGTTTGCTCAAGCAGCAAGTGGAAAAGTAATGTATGGATTTAATGCATTGCTTTCTAATTCAGCAAGTTCAGCAACAATTGCATCCAGTTCAATGCCAGGAAATCACTATTGGTTGGATATGATCAATAGGCCTGATGCCTTAACTAATTTCCTACCTATAGGGCCTGCTGACTTTCTAGTACATCACGCAATTGCTCTTGGACTTCATACAACTGCATTAATTCTCATAAAAGGCGCACTTGATGCAAGAGGTTCCAAGTTAATACCTGATAAAAAGGACTTTGGTTATGCATTCCCATGTGATGGCCCTGGAAGAGGAGGTACATGTGATAGTTCTGCTTGGGATGCCACTTATCTCGCTATGTTCTGGGCTTTAAATACAATTGCTTGGATAACTTTCTACTGGCATTGGAAACATCTAGCCATTTGGCAAGGTAACGTAGCTCAATTCAACGAGTCAGCAACTTACTTAATGGGTTGGTTTAGAGATTATCTGTGGCTAAATAGTGCTCAGCTTATAAATGGATACAATCCTTTTGGAGTCAATGCTTTATCTCCTTGGGCATGGATGTTCTTGTTTGGTCACCTAATTTGGGCGACAGGTTTTATGTTCCTAATTTCATGGAGAGGTTACTGGCAAGAACTGATTGAAACCCTTGTTTGGGCACATCAAAGAACTCCAATTGCCAATCTTGTTGGTTGGAGAGATAAGCCAGTAGCTTTATCAATTGTTCAGGCAAGATTAGTTGGATTATCTCATTTTACTGTTGGTAATTTTGTAACCTTTGGAGCATTTGTAGTTGCGTCAACCTCTGGTAAGTTTGGCTAG
- the psaA gene encoding photosystem I core protein PsaA: MTISPPERGEKSKPMLDQPVESDPKPIDFGKLDKPGFWSSKLSKGPKTTTWIWNLHADAHDFDTHIGDLEETSRKIFSAHFGHLAVIFIWMSAAFFHGARFSNYSGWLADPTHVKPGAQVVWPIVGQEMLNADLGGNYHGIQITSGIFQMWRGWGVTNETELMALAIGALLMAAIMLHGGIYHYHKAAPKLDWFRNLESMLNHHIAGLVGLGSIAWAGHCIHIGAPTAALLDAIDAGNPLILNGTPIASVSDLPLPHELCNPALVSQIFPGLAGRTVENFFNLNWWAFTDFLTFKGGLSPVTGSLWMTDISHHHLAFGVVAVIGGHLYRTSYGIGSSLKEILDSHNGDPILFPAPKGHEGIYDFLANSWHAQLGINLAMIGSLSIIISHHMYAMPPYPYLATDYPTVLGLFTHHMWIGGLFICGAAAHSAIAMIRDYDPAKHIDNVLDRILKARDALISHLNWACMFLGFHSFGLYIHNDVMRALGRPQDMFSDKAIQLQPVFAQWIQNIHASASGSTTLAGTQVQLQNGAVSEVFNGSVIQIGEKIAIAPIPLGTADFMIHHIHAFTIHVTLLILLKGVLFSRSSRLIPDKALLGFRFPCDGPGRGGTCQVSSWDHVFLGLFWMYNGLSVVIFHFSWKMQSDVWGLTGGNFAQSSITINGWLRDFLWAQASQVLTSYGQPISMYGLMFLGAHFIWAFSLMFLFSGRGYWQELFESIIWAHNKLKLAPTIQPRALSITQGRAVGVTHFLVGGIATTWAFFHARLIGLG, from the coding sequence ATGACCATTAGCCCACCTGAACGTGGCGAAAAAAGTAAGCCCATGCTCGATCAACCAGTCGAGTCTGATCCAAAGCCAATTGACTTTGGAAAATTAGACAAACCTGGATTTTGGTCTAGCAAGCTTTCTAAAGGCCCCAAAACCACAACCTGGATTTGGAATCTCCACGCCGATGCACATGACTTCGATACCCATATCGGAGATTTAGAGGAAACCAGTAGAAAGATTTTCTCTGCCCATTTCGGGCACCTTGCAGTCATTTTTATTTGGATGAGTGCCGCGTTTTTCCATGGCGCACGCTTTTCAAATTATTCTGGCTGGCTGGCTGACCCAACCCATGTAAAACCTGGCGCACAAGTCGTTTGGCCAATTGTTGGTCAAGAGATGTTGAATGCTGATTTAGGTGGTAATTACCACGGCATTCAAATCACTTCAGGAATTTTCCAAATGTGGAGAGGGTGGGGTGTCACCAACGAAACAGAATTGATGGCTTTAGCCATTGGAGCTCTTTTGATGGCAGCAATAATGCTGCATGGTGGGATTTATCACTATCACAAAGCAGCTCCAAAGCTTGATTGGTTCAGGAATCTTGAATCAATGCTCAATCACCATATTGCAGGACTTGTAGGACTAGGCTCAATCGCTTGGGCTGGTCATTGCATTCATATAGGCGCTCCTACTGCTGCACTATTAGATGCTATTGATGCTGGAAATCCTTTGATTTTAAATGGAACTCCTATTGCCTCAGTTTCAGACTTACCTTTACCTCATGAGCTCTGTAACCCAGCATTAGTCAGTCAAATCTTTCCAGGATTAGCCGGGAGAACAGTAGAAAATTTCTTTAATCTTAATTGGTGGGCTTTTACTGACTTCCTAACTTTTAAAGGTGGTTTAAGTCCTGTGACTGGAAGCTTATGGATGACTGATATCTCTCACCACCATTTGGCTTTTGGAGTAGTCGCAGTAATCGGTGGACATTTATATAGAACAAGTTACGGAATAGGAAGCTCTCTAAAAGAAATACTTGATAGCCACAATGGAGATCCAATCCTTTTCCCAGCACCTAAAGGTCATGAAGGAATTTATGACTTTTTAGCAAATAGCTGGCATGCACAGCTTGGAATAAACCTTGCAATGATTGGCTCTTTAAGCATTATCATCTCGCATCATATGTATGCGATGCCTCCATATCCTTATCTTGCTACTGATTATCCAACTGTTTTAGGACTGTTCACTCATCACATGTGGATAGGTGGATTATTTATATGTGGCGCTGCTGCTCATTCAGCAATTGCAATGATTAGAGATTATGACCCTGCAAAACATATAGATAACGTTCTAGACAGAATCCTCAAAGCTCGTGACGCATTAATTAGCCATTTAAATTGGGCTTGTATGTTCCTTGGCTTTCACAGCTTCGGGCTATATATTCACAACGACGTAATGAGGGCTTTAGGACGTCCTCAAGACATGTTTAGTGATAAGGCAATTCAACTTCAACCTGTATTTGCTCAATGGATACAAAACATTCATGCTTCAGCATCAGGATCAACCACTCTCGCTGGTACACAAGTTCAATTACAGAATGGCGCTGTTAGCGAAGTTTTCAATGGAAGTGTTATTCAAATAGGAGAGAAAATCGCTATTGCTCCTATTCCCTTAGGAACAGCTGATTTCATGATTCATCACATTCATGCATTCACTATCCACGTAACTTTGCTAATACTTCTTAAAGGTGTTTTATTCTCAAGAAGCTCTCGCTTGATTCCAGATAAAGCTTTATTAGGATTCAGATTCCCATGTGATGGCCCTGGTAGAGGCGGAACATGTCAGGTTTCCTCTTGGGATCATGTTTTCCTTGGATTATTCTGGATGTATAACGGGCTTTCAGTTGTTATCTTCCATTTTTCTTGGAAAATGCAAAGTGATGTCTGGGGACTAACTGGTGGTAATTTTGCTCAAAGCTCAATAACAATTAATGGTTGGCTAAGGGATTTCCTTTGGGCGCAAGCATCACAAGTTCTGACCAGCTATGGTCAACCTATAAGCATGTATGGCTTGATGTTCTTAGGAGCTCACTTTATTTGGGCCTTCAGTCTAATGTTCTTATTTAGCGGCAGAGGCTACTGGCAAGAATTGTTCGAGTCTATTATTTGGGCTCATAATAAGTTGAAATTAGCTCCTACTATTCAACCCAGGGCACTATCAATTACTCAAGGACGTGCCGTAGGAGTTACACACTTCCTAGTTGGGGGCATAGCCACGACTTGGGCATTCTTCCACGCTCGCCTAATAGGGCTGGGCTAA
- the cobJ gene encoding precorrin-3B C(17)-methyltransferase, protein MALTPYAALHVDSSLDGFLIKPAREIVDLYWTNCRCLFFIGALGAAVRLIGPFLKSKDTDPAVLVLDGKLETIVPLVGGHLGGADQIANELSAEFNGIAVFTSDTKTQERIPIDSFGFYWGWDRSGNSKDWNQLMINQSCGQSIALNQFSGTTLWKDSELFTKNFIQKNNKTSEKISDLNVGFKLGKGCWWHTHNLWIGIGCERETSENLISRAINESFEKTGLAKKSIAGVSSIDLKRNEPGIISLIDKNSWHPRFYDSETLSRISVPNPSKVVAQEIGSPSVAEASALLAAGEGAELLLEKNIFRANSDERGAVTIAIAKSVNSFAPQRGELHLIGSGPGDISFLTNDARMALSRCVIWIGYGLYLDLLEPLRRKDQVRIDSSINFEHDRCQKALQLAQQGIHVALISSGESGIYGMAGLALELWLEQKNNERPCFEVHPGISAFQVAAAKNGAPLMSDFCSISLSDLLTPWSQIEARLKSAAEGDFVLAIYNPRSKERNWQLKRAIEILLEHRLPNTPVSISRQLCRTGEKNDLYRLDCVPLEKVDMLSVLIVGNSKSFLKDDHFVTPRGYSFC, encoded by the coding sequence TTGGCTCTGACCCCTTATGCAGCTTTACATGTTGATTCATCTTTAGATGGATTCCTCATAAAGCCGGCACGAGAAATAGTCGATTTATATTGGACTAATTGCAGATGTTTATTTTTTATTGGAGCACTTGGTGCAGCTGTTAGATTAATAGGACCTTTTTTAAAAAGTAAAGATACAGATCCTGCGGTATTGGTTCTTGATGGGAAACTAGAAACAATAGTTCCACTTGTAGGGGGTCACCTTGGTGGTGCCGATCAAATTGCTAATGAATTATCTGCGGAATTTAATGGGATAGCAGTTTTCACTTCAGATACAAAAACTCAAGAACGAATTCCAATAGATAGTTTTGGATTTTATTGGGGCTGGGATCGTTCAGGTAATAGTAAAGATTGGAATCAATTAATGATTAATCAATCCTGTGGTCAGTCAATTGCCTTGAATCAGTTCTCAGGTACAACTTTATGGAAAGATTCCGAGTTGTTTACGAAGAACTTTATTCAAAAGAACAATAAGACTTCAGAGAAAATATCAGATTTGAATGTTGGTTTTAAACTAGGAAAGGGATGTTGGTGGCATACACATAATCTTTGGATAGGGATTGGATGCGAACGTGAAACTAGTGAAAACTTGATTAGTAGAGCAATAAATGAGTCTTTTGAGAAAACAGGCTTGGCTAAAAAATCTATAGCAGGAGTATCGTCTATTGATTTGAAAAGAAATGAGCCAGGCATCATTTCTTTGATTGATAAAAACTCTTGGCATCCGAGATTTTATGACTCAGAAACTCTTTCCAGAATTTCTGTTCCAAATCCTTCTAAAGTCGTTGCTCAAGAAATTGGTTCTCCTTCAGTAGCAGAAGCTTCTGCGTTATTAGCGGCAGGTGAAGGAGCAGAGTTGTTACTTGAGAAAAATATTTTCCGGGCAAACTCAGATGAACGTGGTGCTGTAACTATTGCAATTGCAAAGTCTGTTAATTCATTTGCTCCACAGAGAGGAGAATTACATCTGATTGGAAGTGGTCCTGGGGATATTTCTTTCCTTACGAATGATGCTCGTATGGCTTTGTCAAGATGCGTCATTTGGATTGGATATGGGCTTTATTTAGACCTTTTGGAACCCTTGAGAAGGAAAGACCAAGTTCGCATAGATAGTTCAATTAATTTTGAGCATGATCGTTGTCAGAAAGCCTTGCAATTAGCTCAACAAGGCATTCATGTAGCTCTGATCTCGTCAGGGGAAAGCGGAATTTATGGGATGGCAGGCTTGGCGTTAGAACTTTGGTTAGAGCAAAAGAATAATGAGCGTCCATGCTTTGAAGTCCATCCTGGAATCAGTGCCTTTCAAGTAGCAGCGGCAAAGAATGGTGCCCCACTTATGAGTGATTTCTGCTCTATAAGTTTAAGTGATCTTTTGACGCCTTGGTCGCAGATCGAGGCACGTCTGAAATCTGCCGCTGAAGGTGATTTTGTCTTGGCTATTTATAACCCGCGATCTAAAGAACGTAATTGGCAGTTAAAACGTGCAATAGAAATTTTACTTGAACATCGTTTACCTAATACTCCTGTGTCTATTTCTCGCCAGCTCTGTAGAACAGGAGAAAAAAATGATCTTTATAGGCTCGATTGTGTACCGCTTGAAAAAGTCGATATGCTTAGTGTATTGATAGTAGGGAATAGCAAGAGTTTCTTGAAGGACGATCATTTCGTAACTCCTCGAGGTTATTCATTTTGTTGA
- the lipA gene encoding lipoyl synthase, whose amino-acid sequence MLKPDWLRVKAPQYQRIGAVADLLVDLKLNTVCQEASCPNIGECFAGGTATFLIMGPACTRACPYCDIAFDRSKRELDPSEPDRLGEAVARMRLRHVVITSVNRDDLDDGGASQFLACIKAVRKFSPGTTIELLIPDLCGNWEALKVVLDASPEVLNHNIETVPRLYRRVRPQGIYERSLELLNRVRNGWPKVYTKSGLMVGLGEKDEEIKKVLIDLRRNQVDIVTIGQYLSPGPNHLPVDRFVTPDQFDSYRREGEEHLGFLQVVSSPLTRSSYHAGEVQKLMSTHPR is encoded by the coding sequence TTGCTTAAACCCGATTGGTTGCGTGTAAAAGCCCCTCAGTATCAAAGGATTGGTGCTGTCGCTGACTTGTTAGTTGACCTTAAGTTGAATACTGTTTGCCAAGAGGCTAGTTGCCCTAATATTGGTGAGTGCTTTGCAGGTGGTACGGCAACATTTTTAATTATGGGGCCTGCTTGCACGCGTGCTTGCCCTTATTGTGATATCGCTTTTGATAGAAGTAAAAGAGAGTTGGACCCTTCTGAGCCAGATCGCCTAGGTGAAGCAGTTGCGAGAATGAGACTTCGCCATGTGGTCATAACTTCAGTAAATAGAGATGATTTAGATGATGGAGGTGCTAGCCAATTTTTAGCTTGTATTAAGGCAGTTCGTAAGTTTTCTCCTGGGACGACTATAGAGCTGTTGATTCCTGATCTATGTGGTAATTGGGAAGCATTGAAAGTTGTTTTGGACGCTTCTCCTGAAGTCCTAAATCATAATATTGAGACAGTTCCAAGGCTTTATCGAAGAGTTAGGCCCCAAGGAATCTATGAACGCTCATTAGAACTTCTAAATCGGGTTAGAAATGGTTGGCCAAAGGTTTATACCAAATCTGGATTAATGGTTGGTTTAGGAGAAAAAGATGAAGAGATTAAAAAGGTACTTATAGACCTACGTCGGAACCAAGTTGATATTGTGACCATCGGTCAATATCTATCTCCTGGACCGAACCATCTTCCTGTTGATCGTTTTGTTACACCCGATCAATTTGACTCTTATCGTAGGGAGGGAGAAGAGCATCTTGGATTCTTGCAAGTTGTAAGCTCACCTTTGACAAGAAGTAGTTACCATGCAGGTGAAGTCCAGAAACTAATGTCTACTCATCCTAGATAA
- a CDS encoding YciI family protein, which yields MPWFIKTERFTQATLNLSSKKRSQFLAEHKSWIKNMQTQGKRIISGYLVNQKKEPGGGGLLVIEAESYQDAIHIIEQDPMIKNNLVKWTLQEWVLIENAFNNSII from the coding sequence ATGCCTTGGTTCATTAAGACTGAACGTTTCACACAAGCAACATTAAATTTATCGTCTAAGAAACGTAGCCAATTTTTAGCTGAACATAAGTCATGGATAAAAAATATGCAAACTCAAGGAAAAAGAATTATCAGCGGTTATTTAGTGAATCAAAAAAAAGAACCTGGCGGCGGAGGACTCTTAGTAATAGAAGCTGAATCATATCAAGATGCAATTCATATTATTGAACAAGATCCAATGATTAAAAATAATCTCGTAAAATGGACATTACAAGAGTGGGTTCTTATAGAGAATGCGTTTAATAATTCAATTATCTAG